TATTCAAGAGGGCATTAAAGACATAGTGATTTCTCCTGGCAGTAGAAACGCTCCCATGATGCTCACCTTTCCGGAATATCCCGAATTTAATATCCATAGCATTATTGATGAAAGAAGCGCTGGTTTTTTTGCTTTGGGTTTGGCTCAAAAATCTCGTTGTCCCGTGGTGCTCAATTGTACCTCTGGCACTGCCCTACTCAATTATGCTCCAGCTATAGCTGAGGCTTATTATCAGCAGATTCCTCTAATTGTTCTATCGGCAGACCGACCCGAATATCTAATAGATCAAGGCGATGGCCAAGCTATTGTTCAGCAAAACGTGTATCATAATTTCATTAGAAAAT
This genomic interval from Lentimicrobium sp. L6 contains the following:
- a CDS encoding thiamine pyrophosphate-binding protein; protein product: MISNKPGLELLVQIFIQEGIKDIVISPGSRNAPMMLTFPEYPEFNIHSIIDERSAGFFALGLAQKSRCPVVLNCTSGTALLNYAPAIAEAYYQQIPLIVLSADRPEYLIDQGDGQAIVQQNVYHNFIRKSVQLPEDIQSKKDEEDFQRLVFETIEAGQNPVQGPVHINVPLDEPIYDLKEKEKHALIP